Proteins co-encoded in one Halorussus lipolyticus genomic window:
- a CDS encoding DUF7521 family protein, whose amino-acid sequence MVHVTSTVVALKTITLVLGGLITYFAFKAYRRTGAPALRALALGFGTVTLGSLLAGVVDRLLDTAATSALVVESALTAVGFAIILYSLYAD is encoded by the coding sequence ATGGTTCACGTCACCTCAACCGTCGTCGCGCTCAAGACGATAACGCTCGTGCTGGGCGGTCTCATCACCTACTTCGCGTTCAAAGCCTACCGCCGGACCGGCGCGCCGGCGCTCAGGGCGCTCGCACTCGGGTTCGGCACGGTCACGCTCGGGTCGCTGTTGGCCGGCGTCGTGGACCGCCTGCTCGACACCGCCGCCACCTCGGCGTTGGTCGTCGAGAGCGCACTGACCGCGGTCGGATTCGCCATCATCCTCTACTCGCTGTACGCCGACTGA
- a CDS encoding winged helix-turn-helix domain-containing protein, whose product MVRDPLGTEDPAELQSVLDALNDSDCRRIVRQLDEPMTASEISTECDIPTSTTYRKLERLTDASILTEQTAIRTDGHHTSEYALAFEEVTVFLDDHRQFEVSISRPTQSAEEQLAGLWAEVRKET is encoded by the coding sequence ATGGTCCGCGACCCGCTCGGAACCGAGGACCCTGCGGAACTCCAGTCGGTCCTCGACGCGCTGAACGATTCCGATTGCCGGCGAATCGTCCGCCAACTCGACGAACCCATGACTGCCAGCGAAATCTCGACCGAATGTGACATCCCCACTTCGACTACGTATCGCAAACTGGAGCGTCTCACCGACGCCTCGATTCTGACCGAACAGACCGCCATTCGGACCGACGGCCACCACACCTCGGAGTACGCGCTGGCGTTCGAGGAGGTCACGGTGTTCTTGGACGACCATCGCCAGTTCGAGGTGTCGATTTCCCGGCCCACGCAGTCTGCCGAAGAACAACTCGCGGGCCTCTGGGCCGAGGTCCGCAAGGAGACTTGA
- a CDS encoding response regulator: MSEPPTVLIVDDNRALADGFASVLSERYETLTAYTAEEARESLHEGIDAVLLDRRLPDAPGEELLGEIRDAEFDCRVAVISATPPSGSLDCDTYVTKPLSGVEAVRETVANLLGENASC, encoded by the coding sequence ATGTCCGAACCACCGACCGTCCTCATCGTAGACGACAATCGAGCACTGGCCGACGGGTTCGCGAGTGTCCTCTCCGAGCGATACGAGACCCTGACCGCCTACACCGCCGAGGAGGCCCGCGAGTCGCTCCACGAGGGAATCGACGCGGTGCTGTTGGACCGCCGCCTCCCCGACGCGCCCGGCGAGGAACTCCTCGGCGAGATACGGGACGCCGAGTTCGACTGCCGGGTCGCAGTCATTTCTGCAACCCCGCCCTCGGGCAGTCTCGACTGCGACACCTACGTCACCAAACCCCTCTCGGGCGTCGAGGCGGTGCGCGAGACCGTGGCGAACCTCCTCGGCGAGAACGCCTCCTGTTGA
- a CDS encoding potassium channel family protein, with the protein MRFVIVGAGRVGLRTARILHEEGHEVTVVEDDAGKAEHARSEGFMVIEGDGASEEILTQTDLGATDAVAGLTGDLNVNFAACMIGKHYDCRTVLRIDEDYRADIYHKFADDVDEVVYPERLGAAGAKTALLGGNFNVIADLTEELQLTTVIVPDESPVVGQQVSTVQLPDDARIYAHGRKRERMTIPLPNATVEGGDQLAVIADRGALSEVRKRLQG; encoded by the coding sequence ATGCGATTTGTTATCGTTGGTGCAGGCCGGGTCGGCCTGCGCACCGCCCGCATCTTACACGAGGAGGGCCACGAGGTCACGGTGGTCGAAGACGACGCCGGCAAGGCCGAACACGCCCGTAGCGAGGGGTTCATGGTCATCGAAGGCGACGGCGCGAGCGAGGAGATTCTGACCCAGACCGACCTCGGCGCGACCGACGCCGTCGCCGGGTTGACCGGCGACCTGAACGTCAACTTCGCGGCGTGCATGATAGGCAAGCACTACGACTGTCGGACGGTCCTGCGAATCGACGAGGACTACCGGGCGGACATCTACCACAAGTTCGCCGATGACGTGGACGAAGTGGTCTACCCCGAGCGACTGGGCGCGGCCGGAGCGAAGACGGCCCTACTTGGGGGCAACTTCAACGTCATCGCCGACCTGACCGAGGAGCTACAGTTGACGACCGTAATCGTGCCCGACGAGTCGCCGGTTGTCGGCCAGCAGGTCAGCACGGTCCAACTCCCGGACGACGCCAGAATCTACGCTCACGGGAGAAAACGCGAGCGAATGACGATTCCCCTGCCGAACGCGACGGTAGAAGGCGGCGACCAGTTGGCCGTCATCGCCGACCGGGGTGCCCTCTCGGAGGTCCGGAAGCGATTACAAGGCTAA
- a CDS encoding dihydrodipicolinate synthase family protein: MNGTGVPLLTPFDEDGGLDAEGLREMVEWVEEGGVDFIVPCGSNSEAELMSVEERARVVEIVAETAEVPVVAGTGHPGLSETLRQTELAEEAGADGALVVTPFYYGHDDEALEDYFREVADESDLPVYLYSVPAYTDVKLNPEVVGRLAEHDNIAGMKDSSGDIETFQRERRLTAEEDFDLLVGSGSVYAHALASGGDGGILGLANVAPGRASEIFDLHRMGKDGEARQLNAELVELNRAVTSKYGVPGAKAAMRYRGVSAGYARKPHREVGDEVREEIEALVGQMKP; the protein is encoded by the coding sequence ATGAACGGAACAGGCGTGCCGCTACTCACGCCCTTCGACGAGGACGGCGGCCTCGACGCCGAGGGCCTTCGAGAGATGGTCGAGTGGGTCGAGGAGGGCGGCGTGGACTTCATCGTCCCGTGCGGGTCGAACAGCGAGGCCGAACTGATGAGCGTCGAGGAGCGCGCTCGCGTGGTCGAAATCGTCGCTGAGACGGCCGAGGTCCCGGTCGTCGCGGGCACCGGCCACCCCGGACTCAGCGAGACGCTCCGCCAGACCGAACTCGCAGAGGAGGCGGGGGCTGACGGCGCGCTGGTCGTGACCCCGTTCTACTACGGCCACGACGACGAGGCGCTGGAGGACTACTTCCGCGAAGTCGCCGACGAGAGCGACCTGCCGGTCTACCTCTACAGCGTCCCGGCCTACACCGACGTGAAACTGAACCCCGAGGTCGTCGGCAGACTCGCAGAACACGACAACATCGCGGGGATGAAAGACTCCAGCGGCGACATCGAGACCTTCCAGCGCGAGCGCAGACTGACCGCCGAGGAGGACTTCGACCTACTGGTCGGGAGCGGGAGCGTCTACGCTCACGCACTTGCTTCGGGCGGCGACGGCGGCATCCTCGGGTTGGCGAACGTCGCGCCGGGCCGCGCCAGCGAGATTTTCGACCTGCACCGGATGGGCAAGGACGGCGAGGCCCGCCAACTCAACGCCGAACTGGTCGAACTCAACCGCGCGGTCACGTCGAAGTACGGCGTGCCGGGCGCGAAGGCCGCGATGCGCTATCGGGGCGTCTCGGCGGGATACGCCCGGAAACCGCACCGCGAGGTCGGCGACGAGGTTCGAGAGGAAATCGAAGCGTTGGTTGGACAGATGAAGCCGTAG
- a CDS encoding TOBE domain-containing protein produces the protein MDAGFEAHLRADGVEFDADDADLLRAVDREGSLNRAAEALGRSYSRAHQRLTALEDALGPLVARQRGGSGGGGSELTDEARDVLARFERLRTEFTGTAEVEESVLSGRVVSREGELATVETSAGQVRALAPEADTDAVQVAVRADAVTLHAPADAPAEEATSARNRFAGTISAIDSGEQVARVLVDVDADALLGALVTMSSVEKLDLREDSDVVASFKATATRASPRET, from the coding sequence ATGGACGCCGGATTCGAGGCCCACCTCCGGGCCGACGGGGTGGAGTTCGACGCCGACGACGCCGACCTCCTCCGGGCGGTCGATAGGGAGGGGTCGCTCAATCGGGCCGCAGAGGCGCTCGGCCGGTCGTACTCCCGCGCTCACCAGCGACTCACGGCGCTCGAAGACGCGCTGGGACCGCTCGTGGCCCGCCAGCGCGGTGGTTCTGGCGGCGGCGGGTCGGAACTCACCGACGAGGCCCGCGACGTGCTGGCCCGGTTCGAGCGCCTCCGGACCGAGTTCACCGGCACCGCAGAGGTCGAGGAATCGGTCCTCTCGGGCAGGGTCGTCTCGCGGGAGGGGGAACTCGCCACCGTCGAGACATCTGCCGGGCAGGTCCGGGCGCTGGCCCCGGAGGCCGACACCGACGCGGTGCAGGTCGCGGTCCGGGCCGACGCCGTGACGCTCCACGCGCCCGCCGATGCCCCGGCCGAGGAGGCCACCAGCGCCCGAAACCGGTTCGCGGGCACCATCTCTGCCATCGATTCGGGCGAGCAGGTCGCTCGGGTGCTGGTGGACGTGGACGCCGACGCGCTCCTCGGGGCGCTGGTCACGATGTCGAGCGTCGAGAAACTGGACCTGCGCGAGGACAGCGACGTGGTGGCCTCGTTCAAGGCGACGGCGACGCGGGCGAGTCCTCGGGAGACGTAG
- a CDS encoding substrate-binding domain-containing protein: MSEREQRSRRGILKATGALGVAGLTGLAGCTGGNTTDQSTTTESDETTTASGTTEQAEDATGTPTADSATIFHAGSLAPPFSAAEPEFEEKYGVDVSREAKGSVGSTKKITVQGRSADVLGVSDFRLIRDMIVPDYGSWYAVFATNAMSLQYREDSPGADEIGPDNWWEILSRDDVTIGHSDPAVDPGGYRAVMAMQLGKETFEGERLYDEQTFQKIRDNMTIPTGTETKLEGQLKSGKLDYALYYRSISSQSGLPYVDLQPHVDLSKLDQTHAEHYAKAKVEAGGTEYVGAPIAYGMTVPSVAEAPELGARWVEYMITEPGQQILQDKGLIPKKPAVVTKDGDVPERVAKHAEAKTSVGPLEL; this comes from the coding sequence ATGTCTGAGAGGGAACAACGCTCGCGGAGAGGGATTTTGAAGGCGACTGGCGCGCTCGGAGTCGCCGGACTCACCGGTCTCGCTGGCTGTACCGGTGGTAACACGACCGACCAATCGACGACGACCGAAAGCGACGAGACCACGACAGCGAGCGGGACGACGGAGCAGGCCGAAGACGCGACCGGGACGCCGACAGCCGACTCGGCGACTATCTTCCACGCGGGAAGCCTCGCGCCGCCGTTCAGCGCGGCCGAACCCGAGTTCGAGGAGAAGTACGGCGTCGACGTGAGCCGAGAGGCCAAGGGGTCGGTCGGTTCGACCAAGAAAATCACGGTGCAGGGCCGGAGCGCCGACGTGCTGGGAGTCTCTGACTTCCGGCTTATCCGGGACATGATAGTGCCCGACTACGGCAGTTGGTACGCCGTCTTCGCCACCAACGCGATGTCGCTCCAGTACCGCGAGGACTCGCCCGGTGCCGACGAAATCGGCCCCGACAACTGGTGGGAGATTCTGAGCCGAGACGACGTGACCATCGGCCACAGCGACCCCGCGGTGGACCCCGGCGGCTACCGGGCCGTGATGGCGATGCAGTTGGGCAAGGAGACGTTCGAGGGCGAACGCCTCTACGACGAGCAGACCTTCCAGAAGATTCGGGACAACATGACCATCCCGACCGGCACCGAGACCAAACTCGAAGGCCAACTCAAGTCGGGTAAACTCGACTACGCGCTCTACTATCGGTCTATCTCCTCGCAGTCGGGACTCCCCTACGTGGACCTCCAACCCCACGTAGACCTCTCGAAACTCGACCAGACGCACGCCGAACACTACGCCAAGGCGAAAGTCGAGGCCGGCGGCACCGAGTACGTCGGCGCTCCCATCGCCTACGGCATGACGGTCCCGAGCGTGGCCGAGGCCCCCGAACTCGGTGCCCGGTGGGTCGAGTACATGATTACCGAACCCGGCCAGCAGATTCTGCAAGACAAGGGCCTCATCCCCAAGAAGCCCGCCGTGGTGACGAAGGACGGCGACGTGCCCGAGCGAGTCGCCAAGCACGCAGAGGCAAAGACTTCAGTTGGTCCGCTCGAACTCTGA
- a CDS encoding ABC transporter permease: MSTDTETSRESEPTSPKRATGSPGERLDGRIGIGTAVLAVVSVQLVAFAVAFAVGYPGAYAGFAVVSAGAIAAWRNRGAFGILSAALGTVLLVALGLPLLMLVARQRLGMVVEMAADPAVQQALYLSVYAPLLAALASVALGVPLALVLARGFPGQELVESLVDLPLVVPHSVAGLAILFGFGKGGAFGGVQFTIPVIDFTFKFTVLQTMLGMVLAMTFVSAPFAVNSAREAFESVPTRVEWAARTLGANRWETFKRVTGPLAWRGVLTGGVLAWARAVSEFGAVAIVAYSVEFFYLPEGESLSAQHAPVFIYNTYLSAGLEESGAVATLLLALSAVIFLLVRTAAYDDGGWP, encoded by the coding sequence GTGAGTACCGACACCGAGACCAGCAGAGAAAGCGAGCCGACGTCCCCCAAGCGAGCGACCGGTTCGCCCGGCGAGCGTCTCGACGGCCGAATCGGCATCGGAACCGCGGTCCTCGCCGTGGTCTCGGTTCAACTCGTCGCGTTCGCCGTGGCGTTCGCGGTCGGCTACCCCGGAGCCTACGCCGGGTTCGCGGTCGTCTCTGCTGGAGCGATTGCCGCGTGGCGGAATCGAGGAGCCTTCGGGATTCTCTCGGCCGCGCTCGGCACGGTCCTGCTGGTCGCGCTCGGCCTGCCCCTGTTGATGCTGGTCGCCCGCCAGCGCCTCGGCATGGTGGTCGAGATGGCCGCCGACCCCGCGGTCCAGCAGGCGCTCTACCTGTCGGTGTACGCGCCGCTCCTCGCGGCCCTCGCCAGCGTGGCGCTCGGGGTCCCGCTGGCGCTGGTCCTCGCTCGGGGCTTCCCCGGTCAGGAACTGGTCGAGAGCCTCGTTGACCTGCCCCTCGTGGTGCCACACAGCGTCGCCGGCCTCGCAATCCTGTTCGGGTTCGGCAAGGGCGGCGCGTTCGGCGGCGTGCAGTTCACCATCCCGGTCATCGACTTCACGTTCAAGTTCACGGTCCTCCAGACCATGCTCGGGATGGTGCTGGCGATGACGTTCGTCTCGGCCCCCTTCGCGGTCAACTCTGCACGCGAGGCCTTCGAGTCGGTCCCGACCCGCGTGGAGTGGGCGGCCCGGACCCTCGGCGCGAACCGGTGGGAGACGTTCAAGCGAGTGACCGGCCCCCTCGCGTGGCGCGGCGTCCTGACCGGAGGAGTACTGGCGTGGGCGAGAGCGGTCTCGGAGTTCGGCGCGGTCGCCATCGTGGCCTACAGCGTCGAGTTCTTCTACCTGCCCGAGGGCGAGAGCCTGTCGGCCCAACACGCCCCGGTATTCATCTACAACACCTACCTCTCGGCGGGTCTCGAGGAGTCCGGCGCGGTCGCCACCCTCCTGCTGGCGCTCTCGGCAGTCATCTTCCTGCTGGTTCGGACCGCGGCGTACGACGACGGAGGGTGGCCATGA
- a CDS encoding ABC transporter ATP-binding protein, producing MTLDVNVSATFTAEGADRFEVTADLSVADGETLVVLGPSGSGKSLLLETVAGFHDHEGRVALSGRDLTDEPPEDRGLGFVFQDYALFPHKTVRENVAFGGKYHDIRNPDDLLAEFGVADLATRYPPTLSGGESQRVALARALAVRPDAFLLDEPLSALDVPTRQTLREVLADVLADETAMYVTHNRTTARAIADRVAVIRDGKLVQVGTPEELFERPDSPFVARFTGANCLELADSALATPEGRLAFDAEDATHLAVRPEHVELDPETPDFSASVERVLREDGRCLLALDVAGQRLDAYAPSPPEGSQSGESVEIPVALPRNRVTLLSDT from the coding sequence ATGACCCTCGACGTGAACGTCTCCGCGACGTTCACCGCCGAGGGCGCAGACCGGTTCGAGGTCACGGCCGACCTCTCGGTCGCCGACGGCGAAACGCTGGTCGTCCTCGGACCCAGCGGGTCGGGCAAGAGCCTCCTGCTCGAAACCGTCGCGGGGTTCCACGACCACGAGGGCCGAGTGGCGCTGTCGGGCCGGGACCTGACCGACGAACCGCCCGAGGACCGCGGCCTCGGGTTCGTCTTCCAAGATTACGCGCTGTTCCCCCACAAGACGGTCCGGGAGAACGTCGCCTTCGGCGGGAAGTACCACGACATCCGCAATCCCGACGACCTGTTGGCGGAGTTCGGCGTCGCGGACCTCGCAACTCGCTACCCGCCGACGCTCTCGGGAGGAGAGTCCCAGCGCGTGGCATTGGCCCGCGCACTGGCGGTCCGGCCCGACGCCTTCCTGCTGGACGAACCGCTCTCGGCGCTCGACGTGCCGACCCGCCAGACGCTCCGGGAGGTCCTCGCGGACGTGCTGGCCGACGAGACGGCGATGTACGTCACCCACAACCGGACCACGGCGCGGGCCATCGCCGACCGCGTGGCGGTGATTCGAGACGGGAAACTGGTCCAAGTCGGCACGCCAGAGGAGCTATTCGAACGGCCCGATTCACCCTTCGTTGCCCGGTTCACCGGCGCGAACTGCCTCGAACTCGCCGACAGCGCGCTGGCGACCCCGGAGGGGCGACTCGCCTTCGACGCCGAGGACGCCACCCACCTCGCCGTCAGGCCCGAACACGTCGAACTGGACCCCGAGACGCCCGACTTCTCGGCGTCGGTCGAGCGCGTGCTTCGGGAGGACGGCCGGTGTCTCCTCGCACTCGACGTTGCGGGCCAGCGACTCGACGCCTACGCGCCGTCGCCGCCGGAGGGCAGTCAGTCCGGCGAGAGCGTCGAGATTCCGGTCGCGCTCCCTCGGAATCGCGTGACACTGCTTTCGGATACCTAA
- a CDS encoding LEA type 2 family protein, with protein MTGHGTRTANCGGDHQSSEETAGGDAMSLVGGTLGKIGAVLLAGFVVSAAGVGAAVSTGVVSLQPPAVESVENDWGEVTNDRTEIQTQIVVDNPNKVGVPGAASVTYDVTMNDVTMAEGSSGGLSLSPGRNEISLRTDIDNDEIPAWWATHINNGEETTLSVEPSAKVAFVSQGLPSYDRTFETDMLSAFDSESGQSVQAGNQTLLTVERTEASWGTATESETPLRFAGTVRNPNTAPLTFAKIGYEVSMNDVTVAEGTTNGSVEIPANATGTIEINSTLDNRKLDEWWVSHLNRGEQTDLNVSVFAVVERDGQNRRIPLSFLSKRVAFETDILGGGQATTRAVGSPGKGKGLGVTPPRVVSIDRDWTATDSGTEFSTTVVVDNPNSADSRLGNVSLDGTYRVALNGVALIQDSQQTTLTPGRNELTVSRGVSDAAIQRWWMSHVRNGERTKLVTEGRALADLGFAEVPMPLPEQHETFKTDMLSGVRKGSEEISLRGKRVAKLHGVRAEWGDPTMRRTPIAIDGKMTNKRKQDLTVKKLGYRIEANDVVLADDETTVGTTIPGKSTRKIDATAALDNQRIDDWWTSHLTNGEESDLSVSYYAVIEYRGSQFTVELDSMSYDKTIETSAFGST; from the coding sequence ATGACTGGCCATGGCACGCGAACAGCGAACTGCGGCGGGGACCACCAATCGAGCGAGGAGACCGCCGGAGGTGACGCGATGAGTCTGGTCGGCGGCACCCTCGGCAAAATCGGCGCGGTCCTGCTGGCCGGGTTCGTCGTCTCGGCCGCGGGGGTCGGCGCGGCGGTTTCGACCGGCGTGGTCAGCCTCCAACCGCCCGCGGTCGAATCGGTCGAGAACGACTGGGGCGAGGTGACGAACGACCGGACCGAGATTCAGACCCAAATCGTGGTTGACAACCCCAACAAAGTGGGCGTTCCGGGGGCCGCCAGCGTCACCTACGACGTGACGATGAACGACGTGACGATGGCGGAAGGGTCGAGCGGCGGCCTCTCGCTGTCGCCCGGCCGGAACGAGATTTCGCTTCGGACCGACATCGACAACGACGAGATTCCGGCGTGGTGGGCCACCCACATCAACAACGGCGAGGAGACCACCCTCTCGGTCGAACCCTCGGCGAAAGTGGCGTTCGTCTCGCAGGGCCTGCCCTCGTACGACCGCACCTTCGAGACCGACATGCTCTCGGCGTTCGACAGCGAATCCGGCCAGTCGGTGCAGGCCGGGAACCAGACCCTGCTGACCGTCGAGCGAACCGAGGCCTCGTGGGGCACGGCGACGGAGAGCGAGACACCCCTGCGGTTCGCCGGGACGGTCCGCAACCCCAACACCGCGCCCCTCACGTTCGCCAAAATCGGCTACGAGGTCTCGATGAACGACGTGACGGTCGCCGAGGGAACGACGAACGGGAGCGTCGAGATTCCGGCGAACGCGACCGGCACCATCGAAATCAACTCGACGCTGGACAACCGGAAACTGGACGAGTGGTGGGTCAGCCACCTGAACCGGGGCGAGCAGACCGACCTGAACGTGTCGGTGTTCGCCGTGGTCGAGCGAGACGGCCAGAATCGGCGGATTCCCCTGTCCTTCCTGAGCAAGCGCGTCGCGTTCGAGACCGACATCCTCGGCGGTGGACAGGCGACGACTCGGGCGGTCGGCAGTCCGGGCAAGGGGAAGGGCCTCGGGGTCACGCCGCCGCGAGTCGTCTCCATCGACCGCGACTGGACCGCGACCGACTCGGGCACCGAGTTCTCGACGACGGTCGTCGTGGACAATCCCAACTCGGCGGACTCGCGCCTCGGAAACGTCTCGCTCGACGGGACCTACCGGGTGGCGCTCAACGGCGTGGCGCTGATTCAGGATAGCCAGCAGACGACGCTCACGCCCGGTCGAAACGAGTTGACGGTCTCGCGGGGCGTCAGCGACGCCGCCATCCAGCGGTGGTGGATGAGCCACGTCCGGAACGGCGAGCGGACGAAGTTGGTCACGGAGGGCCGGGCACTCGCTGACCTCGGGTTCGCCGAGGTCCCGATGCCGCTTCCCGAGCAACACGAGACGTTCAAGACCGACATGCTCTCGGGCGTGCGGAAGGGAAGCGAGGAGATTTCGCTCCGGGGGAAGCGAGTCGCCAAACTCCACGGCGTGCGCGCCGAGTGGGGCGACCCGACGATGCGCCGGACGCCGATAGCAATCGACGGGAAGATGACGAACAAGCGCAAGCAGGACCTGACCGTGAAGAAACTCGGCTACAGAATCGAGGCCAACGACGTGGTGCTGGCCGACGACGAGACGACGGTCGGGACCACGATTCCGGGCAAGTCCACCCGGAAAATCGACGCCACGGCGGCGCTCGACAACCAGCGAATCGACGACTGGTGGACCAGCCATCTGACCAACGGCGAGGAGTCCGACCTCTCGGTCTCCTACTACGCCGTGATAGAGTACCGCGGGTCGCAGTTCACGGTCGAACTCGACTCGATGAGTTACGACAAGACCATCGAGACGAGCGCCTTCGGTAGCACGTAG
- a CDS encoding DUF7384 family protein, whose product MPETPETNPARIVADADVLVADLLGGASDVGDGNPAREAMDQIRSHSWVELVASDHLLDDAEAVIREVADAGLAEEWRERIEDLRVPVEHPAGDHPALASAYQSQAAHVLSYDDDLRSAEASATFGSRMNLSVKTPAGFVGLFDAESLYVAVEDGEYPGPDRNPRE is encoded by the coding sequence ATGCCTGAGACGCCCGAGACGAACCCGGCCCGCATCGTCGCCGACGCGGACGTGTTGGTGGCGGACCTCCTCGGCGGGGCGAGCGATGTGGGCGACGGAAACCCGGCCCGCGAGGCGATGGACCAGATTCGAAGCCACTCGTGGGTCGAACTGGTCGCCAGCGACCACCTCCTCGACGACGCCGAGGCCGTGATTCGGGAGGTGGCGGACGCGGGCCTCGCAGAGGAGTGGCGCGAGCGAATCGAGGACCTGCGCGTCCCGGTCGAACACCCCGCCGGCGACCACCCCGCGCTCGCCAGCGCCTACCAGTCGCAGGCCGCCCACGTTTTGAGCTACGACGACGACCTGCGGAGCGCCGAGGCCAGCGCGACGTTCGGGTCCCGGATGAACCTGAGCGTCAAGACGCCCGCCGGGTTCGTCGGCCTGTTTGACGCCGAATCGCTGTACGTGGCGGTCGAAGACGGCGAGTATCCCGGCCCGGACCGAAACCCGCGAGAGTGA